One region of Triticum aestivum cultivar Chinese Spring chromosome 6B, IWGSC CS RefSeq v2.1, whole genome shotgun sequence genomic DNA includes:
- the LOC123135411 gene encoding uncharacterized protein, translating to MLLLLRQRILSHLLSAAPDPSTSPLLSLHRLLSAATPAISPNPSFAVEDYLVGTCGLTRAQALKASAKLSHLRSPSKPDAVLAFLAGLGLSGADVAALVARDPLFLCAGVERTLDPVVAGLTGLGLSNAETARLISLAPDSFRRRSVVSKLEYYLPLFGSIDNLLRPLKHGSGFLCSDLERGVKPNVKLLAECGLGACDIAKLFIRVPRILCAKPGRVVTMIARAEDIGVPRGSGMFRQALHAVSYFSQHKITAKLDYLKKTLRWSDTEVGIAVSKAPVLLTRSHDVLQRMSEFLISEVGLEPAYIAHRPVMLTYSLEGRLRPRYCVVKFLKENGLLEHGRSYYTSLIRTEKVFTEKFICPHKEAAPHLAEDYAAACKGEVPARFRFT from the coding sequence atgctcctcctcctccggcagcgCATCCTCTCCCATCTCCTCTCCGCGGCACCAGATCCTTCCACCTCTCCACTCctctctctccaccgcctcctctccgccgccacGCCCGCCATTTCCCCGAACCCTAGCTTCGCCGTGGAGGACTACCTCGTCGGCACCTGCGGCCTCACCCGAGCCCAGGCACTCAAGGCCTCCGCCAAGCTCTCCCACCTCAGGTCCCCCTCCAAGCCCGATGCCGTGctcgccttcctcgccggcctcggcctctccggcgccgacgtGGCCGCCCTCGTCGCCAGGGACCCGCTCTTCCTCTGCGCCGGCGTGGAGAGAACTCTGGACCCCGTCGTCGCTGGGCTGACCGGCCTCGGCCTGTCAAATGCTGAGACTGCGCGCCTCATCTCGCTTGCACCGGACAGTTTCCGCCGCAGATCCGTCGTCTCCAAGCTAGAGTACTACCTGCCGCTCTTCGGCTCCATCGACAACTTGCTCCGGCCCCTCAAACACGGCTCCGGCTTCCTCTGCTCCGACCTAGAGAGGGGTGTCAAGCCCAATGTCAAGCTCCTAGCAGAGTGCGGGCTAGGTGCTTGTGATATTGCCAAGCTCTTCATCCGTGTACCGAGGATACTTTGTGCCAAACCAGGGCGTGTCGTGACGATGATTGCGCGCGCCGAAGATATAGGTGTGCCTCGTGGCTCTGGAATGTTCAGGCAAGCGCTGCACGCCGTCTCATACTTCAGCCAGCACAAGATCACTGCCAAACTGGACTACTTGAAGAAGACACTTAGGTGGTCAGATACCGAGGTTGGCATTGCGGTGTCCAAGGCTCCGGTGTTGCTGACAAGGTCACATGATGTGCTGCAGCGTATGTCAGAGTTCCTTATCTCTGAGGTGGGGTTGGAGCCGGCCTACATTGCTCATCGCCCCGTTATGCTCACTTACAGCCTGGAGGGCCGGCTCAGGCCCCGCTACTGTGTTGTGAAATTTCTCAAGGAAAATGGATTGCTAGAGCACGGGCGGAGCTACTATACATCACTGATTAGGACTGAGAAGGTTTTCACGGAAAAGTTCATATGCCCTCACAAGGAAGCCGCACCACACCTCGCTGAGGACTACGCGGCTGCTTGCAAAGGGGAAGTGCCGGCTAGATTCAGATTTACATGA